The proteins below come from a single Sporichthyaceae bacterium genomic window:
- a CDS encoding DivIVA domain-containing protein, whose protein sequence is MFFLMVAVIAVVVFGVAAVAAGHGGTLGPDRPVAAAPLRDGPVDAGALAAVSFPVVVRGYRMDAVDAVLDRLGAELAERDARIAELTSPPAPAADPYA, encoded by the coding sequence GTGTTCTTCCTGATGGTCGCGGTGATCGCGGTGGTGGTCTTCGGCGTGGCCGCGGTGGCCGCCGGGCACGGCGGGACTCTCGGTCCCGATCGGCCGGTTGCGGCGGCGCCGTTGCGGGACGGCCCGGTCGACGCCGGCGCTTTAGCGGCGGTGTCGTTCCCGGTGGTGGTGCGCGGCTACCGGATGGACGCCGTCGACGCGGTCCTCGACCGGTTGGGAGCCGAACTCGCCGAACGGGACGCGCGCATCGCCGAGTTGACCAGCCCGCCCGCCCCCGCCGCGGACCCCTACGCGTGA
- a CDS encoding DNA-3-methyladenine glycosylase I → MSDAIAGPDGRLRCPWGLSTADYIAYHDTEWGVSVHGDDRLYERLTLEAFQSGLSWLTILRKRESFRAAFANFSIPAVAAFSDDDTVRLLADPGIVRNRAKVAAALNNARAAAELGPGGLDELLWSFAPTGKRKRPATLADVPATTPESTAMAKNLKKRGFVFVGPTTAYALMQATGMVDDHLVGCVAPLKA, encoded by the coding sequence GTGAGTGATGCGATTGCGGGCCCCGACGGACGGCTGCGCTGCCCCTGGGGACTGAGCACCGCGGACTACATCGCCTACCACGACACCGAGTGGGGCGTGTCGGTGCACGGCGATGACCGGCTCTATGAACGCCTCACCCTGGAGGCCTTCCAGTCCGGCCTGTCCTGGCTGACCATCCTGCGCAAGCGGGAGTCGTTCCGCGCGGCGTTCGCCAACTTCTCCATTCCCGCGGTCGCCGCGTTCAGCGACGACGACACCGTCCGGCTGCTCGCCGATCCCGGCATCGTGCGCAACCGGGCGAAGGTGGCCGCGGCGTTGAACAACGCCCGGGCGGCGGCCGAACTCGGCCCCGGCGGCCTGGACGAGCTGCTCTGGTCGTTCGCCCCGACCGGCAAACGCAAGCGACCCGCGACCTTGGCCGACGTCCCCGCCACCACACCGGAATCCACCGCGATGGCCAAGAACCTGAAGAAGCGGGGCTTCGTCTTCGTCGGCCCGACGACCGCCTACGCGCTCATGCAGGCAACCGGGATGGTCGACGACCACTTGGTCGGTTGCGTCGCCCCGCTCAAGGCCTGA